From the genome of Perca fluviatilis chromosome 1, GENO_Pfluv_1.0, whole genome shotgun sequence, one region includes:
- the LOC120573968 gene encoding ras-related protein ORAB-1 has translation MNPEYDYLFKLLLIGDSGVGKSCLLLRFADDTYTESYISTIGVDFKIRTIELDGKTIKLQIWDTAGQERFRTITSSYYRGAHGIIVVYDVTDQESFNNVKQWLQEIDRYASENVNKLLVGNKCDLTTKKVVDYTTAKEFADNLGIPFLETSAKSATNVEQAFMTMAAEIKKRMGPGATANSSEKSNVKIQSKPVNTSSGGCC, from the exons ATGAATCCCGAATA TGACTATTTATTCAAACTGCTCCTGATCGGTGATTCTGGTGTTGGAAAGTCTTGTCTCCTCCTCCGGTTTGCA GATGACACGTACACAGAGAGCTACATTAGTACCATCGGTGTGGACTTCAAGATCAGGACCATCGAGCTGGACGGGAAGACCATAAAACTTCAGATT TGGGACACGGCCGGCCAGGAACGGTTCCGCACCATCACGTCCAGTTACTACAGAGGAGCTCACGGCATTATAGTAGTTTACGATGTGACGGATCAG GAGTCCTTCAATAATGTCAAACAGTGGCTGCAGGAGATCGACCGCTACGCCAGCGAGAACGTCAACAAGCTGCTAGTAGGCAACAAGTGTGACCTCACAACGAAGAAGGTTGTGGATTACACCACGGCTAAG GAATTTGCCGACAACTTGGGAATCCCCTTCCTGGAGACGAGCGCCAAGAGCGCCACCAACGTGGAGCAGGCTTTCATGACCATGGCGGCCGAGATCAAGAAGAGGATGGGCCCCGGGGCCACGGCCAACTCCTCGGAGAAGTCCAACGTCAAGATCCAGAGCAAGCCGGTCAACACCTCGTCCGGAGGCTGCTGCTGA
- the LOC120574130 gene encoding E3 ubiquitin-protein ligase TRIM11-like, with protein sequence MAEASCRLSEDQFLCPICLDVFSDPVTTSCGHNFCRNCITEHWDANDQYLCPMCKKVFNTKPELLINTFISEMVAQFRQSAQQEASSSSSEQQVSKPGEVPCDVCTGPKLKALKSCLVCLASYCETHLEPHLTMSGLKRHQLIDPVENLEGRMCTKHDKPLELFCKTDQTCVCMLCTVLDHNMHDVVPMKEGYEGKKAELGKTEAEIQEMIKERQQRIRNINRRVNSSRKNAESEIAEGVEAFTALMKLIERSMDILIETIQEKQKAIEKQAEAFIKELEQEISELMKRSTEVEQLSRSEDHLHVLQSIQSMKAVPPTKDWAKVRVCPQSYVGTVARALAQLKETLSEDIKKLFKSELKGVQRYAVDVSLDPETAHPNLILSDDGKQVNHGDVKKNLPDNPERFSNCLCVFGKQSFSEQSSSSGRFYFEVEVKEKTKWTLGVARESINRKENIPLSPEDGYWTIGLRNENEYQANADPPVLLSLKSPPQKVGVFVDYEEGLVLFYDVDAAALIYSFTGCSFPEKLYLYLGPCPNDGGKNSAPLIISPVNRTETE encoded by the coding sequence ATGGCTGAAGCCAGTTGTCGACTGTctgaagatcagtttctgtgccccatctgtctggatgtgttcaGTGATCCTGTCACCACATCATGTGGACACAACTTCTGCAGAAACTGCATCACTGAACACTGGGATGCTAATGACCAGTACCTGTGTCCGATGTGTAAAAAGGTTTTCAACACAAAACCTGAGCTGCTCATCAACACTTTCATCTCTGAGATGGTTGCTCAGTTCAGACAGTCAGCTCAACAggaagccagcagcagcagctcagagcaacaagtgtccaaaccaggagaagttccctgtgacgtctgcactggacccaaactgaaggccctgaagtcctgcctggtgtgtctggCCTCCTACTGCGAGActcacctggagcctcatctgaCAATGTCAGGtctgaaaagacatcagctgatcgACCCTGTGGAGAACCTGGAAGGCAGGATGTGTACGAAGCACGATAAAcctctggagctgttctgtaagaccgaccagacatgtgtctgcatgctctgcACTGTTTTAGACCACAATATGCATGATGTTGTTCCTATGAAAGAAGGATATGAAGGAAAGAAGGCAGAGCTGGGGAAGACAGAGGCTGAAATTCAGGAGATGATCAAAGAGAGACAACAAAGGATTCGGAATATCAATCGGAGAGTCAACTCCAGCAGGAAAAATGCAGAGTCagagatagcagaaggtgttGAGGCTTTCACAGCTCTGATGAAGTTGATTGAGAGAAGCATGGACATCCTCATTGAAACAATTCAAGAGAAGCAGAAAGCAATAGAAAAACAGGCCGAAGCTTTcatcaaagagctggaacaggaaatctctgagctgatgaagaggagcactgaggtggagcagctcTCACGCTCTGAAGACCACCTTCATGTTCTCCAAAGCATCCAGTCTATGAAAGCTGTTCCACCCACCAAGGACTGGGCAAAAGTCAGAGTCTGTCCACAGTCATATGTGGGGACTGTGGCAAGAGCTTTGGCTCAGCTGAAGGAGACACTGAGTGAAGACATTAAGAAACTGTTTAAATCTGAACTAAAGGGGGTCCAGCGGTATGCAGTGGATGTGAGTCTTGATCCTGAAACAGCACATCCTAatctcatcctgtctgatgatGGGAAACAAGTAAATCATGGTGATGTAAAGAAAAATCTCCCCGACAACCCAGAGAGATTTTCTAattgtctttgtgtttttggAAAGCAGAGTTTCTCAGAGCAGAGTTCCTCTTCAGGCAGATTTTACTTCGAGGTTGAAGTTAAAGAAAAGACTAAATGGACTTTAGGAGTAGCCAGAGAGTCGATCAACAGGAAGGAGAACATCCCACTGAGCCCTGAGGATGGTTACTGGACTATAGGATTGAGAAATGAAAATGAGTACCAAGCTAATGCTGACCCTcctgtccttctctctctgaagtctcctcctcagaaggtgggggtgtttgtggattatgaggagggtctggttttattttatgacgtagatgctgcagctcttatctactcctttactggctgctccttcCCTGAGAAGCTCTACCTGTACCTCGGTCCTTGTCCTAATGATGGTGGTAAAAACTCTGCccctctgatcatctctcctgtcaATCGCACTGAGACCGAGTAG